From Xiphophorus hellerii strain 12219 chromosome 20, Xiphophorus_hellerii-4.1, whole genome shotgun sequence, the proteins below share one genomic window:
- the LOC116710369 gene encoding complement receptor type 2-like: MILSYHNALGHTVRFIAEISLLKSFFPSGTEITYECIIGYDKVSGTGIIKCVDGKWTEPDIICRKKDCGLPEAKPHMLFNTSQGTLFGAMVKVTCEEGYQIIGSSYKHCLDIGWFGTADCVIVTCPKPTKVENGKNSWNSDNKPEYQQTINFTCNTGYTLFGNETIRCTKTGEYDLQLPRCIEKDCGLPEAEPHMLFDTSQGTLFGAMVKVTCEEGYWVNGSNYKHCLDTGWFGIVDCVPHTCPKPTKVENGEHTWNSDDKPEYQQTINFTCNAGYTMVGIETIRCTETAKYDYEPPQCIATCPIPKGVENMVLTDEFLLKKDFLDGANVTYECGKGFVKESGSEIITCIDGNWTKPDLICKSHSIETINEGNAPFFSRLAIIITVCCVVGFILNIFLVRRQCSDDTGEELTPELLQFQNL; this comes from the exons ATGATTCTGAGCTACCACAATGCATTG GGACATACAGttaggttcatagctg AAATTTCGCTCCTAAAAAGCTTTTTTCCAAGTGGTACTGAAATCACATATGAGTGCATAATTGgatatgataaagtaagtggCACTGGGATTATTAAATGTGTTGATGGGAAGTGGACCGAGCCAGATATCATCTGTAGGA AGAAAGACTGTGGTCTCCCAGAAGCAAAACCGCACATGTTATTCAATACCAGCCAGGGTACTCTGTTTGGTGCAATGGTTAAAGTAACCTGTGAAGAAGG GTACCAGATCATTGGATCAAGCTACAAACATTGCTTGGACATAGGATGGTTTGGAACGGCAGACTGTGTCA TTGTTACTTGTCCCAAACCGACCAAAGtggaaaatggcaaaaattCTTGGAATAGTGACAATAAACCAGAATACcaacaaacaataaatttcACATGTAACACAGGATACACCTTGTTTGGGAATGAAACCATAAGGTGTACTAAAACTGGGGAATATGACCTTCAGCTACCACGGTGCATTG AGAAAGACTGTGGTCTCCCAGAAGCAGAACCGCACATGTTATTCGATACCAGCCAGGGTACTCTGTTTGGTGCAATGGTTAAAGTAACCTGTGAAGAAGG TTACTGGGTCAATGGATCGAACTACAAACATTGCTTGGACACAGGATGGTTTGGAATCGTAGACTGTGTCC CTCATACTTGTCCGAAACCGACCAAAGTGGAAAATGGCGAACATACTTGGAATAGTGATGATAAACCAGAATATcaacaaacaataaatttcACATGTAACGCAGGATACACTATGGTTGGGATTGAAACTATTAGGTGTACTGAAACTGCTAAATATGATTATGAGCCACCACAATGCATCG CTACTTGCCCCATACCTAAAGGTGTAGAGAACATGGTTCTCACTGATGAATTCCTCCTAAAAAAGGATTTCCTAGATGGTGCCAATGTCACATATGAGTGCGGCAAGGGATTTGTAAAAGAAAGTGGCTCTGAGATCATAACCTGCATTGATGGGAATTGGACTAAGCCAGATCTAATCTGCAAGA GCCATAGTATAGAGACTATAAATGAAG GAAATGCACCTTTTTTTAGCAGATTGGCGATAATTATTACAG TTTGCTGTGtagttggatttattttaaacatctttCTTGTGAGGAGACAATG CTCAGATGACACTGGAGAAGAGCTGACGCCGGAGTTATTACAGTTCCAAAATCTTTAA